The following are encoded together in the Citrobacter arsenatis genome:
- a CDS encoding DUF1428 domain-containing protein: protein MKYVDGFVVAVPAENKEAYIAMAAKAAPLFKEFGALRVVECWADDVPDGKLTDFRMAVKAQDHEEVVFSWIEYPSKEVRDAANQKMMSDPRMKEFGESMPFDGKRMIYGGFAPIMEE from the coding sequence ATGAAGTATGTTGATGGCTTTGTGGTTGCCGTACCCGCGGAAAACAAGGAGGCGTACATTGCGATGGCGGCAAAAGCAGCTCCGCTTTTCAAGGAATTCGGTGCATTACGCGTAGTGGAATGCTGGGCAGATGACGTCCCAGACGGCAAATTGACCGATTTTCGCATGGCAGTGAAAGCGCAGGATCATGAAGAAGTGGTATTCAGCTGGATTGAATACCCTTCCAAAGAGGTCCGCGACGCGGCGAATCAGAAGATGATGTCCGATCCCCGTATGAAAGAATTCGGTGAATCTATGCCATTTGATGGCAAGCGAATGATCTACGGTGGATTTGCGCCCATTATGGAAGAGTGA
- a CDS encoding YczE/YyaS/YitT family protein, translating into MLRRLLQLFIGLTLYGVSTAMFVRADLGADPWNVFHLGVANLLSMNIGVVIIAVGVLVLLAWIPLRQRPGFGTLSNVIMIGLAADAALLVIPGFESLLARSGLLVSAVILNALATSLYIGAGFGAGPRDGLMTGIHARTGWPVRRIRTAIEVSVLLIGWLLGGTVGLGTVLYALAIGPLIQICLPWFRHQPRSRIRPRNAPGARSPAGD; encoded by the coding sequence ATGCTGCGTCGTTTACTTCAGCTGTTTATCGGGCTGACACTGTACGGTGTGTCGACGGCGATGTTTGTCCGTGCCGATTTAGGGGCCGATCCGTGGAACGTGTTTCACCTGGGGGTGGCAAATTTACTGTCGATGAATATCGGCGTGGTGATTATTGCCGTGGGTGTGTTGGTATTGCTGGCGTGGATACCGCTGCGTCAACGTCCTGGGTTTGGCACGTTGAGCAACGTAATTATGATCGGCCTGGCGGCAGATGCTGCGCTGCTGGTGATTCCGGGATTTGAATCCTTGTTGGCACGCAGCGGGCTGTTGGTATCAGCGGTGATCCTGAATGCATTAGCAACCAGTCTGTACATTGGTGCCGGTTTTGGTGCCGGTCCGCGCGATGGTTTGATGACCGGGATTCACGCGCGTACCGGATGGCCAGTACGACGCATTCGCACCGCAATCGAAGTGTCGGTGCTGCTGATCGGTTGGTTGCTGGGAGGAACCGTTGGGTTAGGGACCGTGCTGTATGCGCTGGCTATCGGGCCGCTCATTCAGATTTGCCTGCCATGGTTTCGCCATCAGCCGCGGTCGCGTATCCGCCCCAGGAATGCGCCTGGGGCACGATCGCCTGCTGGCGACTAA